In Uranotaenia lowii strain MFRU-FL chromosome 2, ASM2978415v1, whole genome shotgun sequence, one genomic interval encodes:
- the LOC129745546 gene encoding uncharacterized protein LOC129745546, which translates to MDRLARTPLIFLILILLPLSIHPQTIQIHDITNNAGALILKRGEGKIVAGYDRLLHVIDFEKFEISISIIENVINQMHNSTSDFSQIIKMKIREIKFILSTLYPKSNRSKRSINILGSTIKLITGNLDAEDLKVINNNLDELRKTGNTFIKQNNRQIRINSKFENRLDLLNKDIRDHQNTLNTIMENDNYLIFENQKIAITFQLDTFLEHLKSIEYAILLSKVNIISKFILTPKEIEVILQEIKDQGLEIQHLDDASNFLTTTTLFKGSSIIICVNIPRFQPTTYEKVIIEPLPIFNHSVKIAYNKVFINDKQILAINSECRENNKITICERRQLLEISDSLCEVPLLNGRHGQCPLSEKPPSTETRIIAPGTLLIITAHQGVIINGTCGITPRTLTGIHFVTFHNCSLYIKNELFENYEIKFDHPSVLPVQLTNIKTLHVERHVNLSELHELNLKNRQHLETVDMTYQLGFGSFGTVIILMVILLAIGITKYWRKVKSADCSGRAISKGGRVKDATSPTPSNIVSPEPGGPVRANTQVAWSARSNMGTHQSTTSVIAKPRNAEPTMDPTGVVSLTGAR; encoded by the exons ATGGATCGGCTAGCACGGACACCCTTGATATTCCTTATCCTCATACTACTACCTTTATCCATCCACCCACAAACCATTCAAATCCACGATATCACAAACAACGCAGGAGCGTTGATTCTTAAAAGGGGGGAGGGAAAGATAGTTGCCGGCTATGATAGATTACTTCATGTCATAGacttcgaaaaatttgaaatttcaatatccaTTATAGAAAATGTCATTAACCAAATGCATAACTCGACGagtgatttttctcaaattatcaaaatgaaaatacgagaaataaaatttatccttAGCACTTTGTATCCAAAATCAAATAGAAGCAAAAGGTCAATTAACATATTAGGAAGCACCATCAAATTAATCACTGGAAATCTAGATGCAGAAGACCTAAAAGTTATAAATAACAATTTAGATGAACTTAGAAAAACAGGAAACACTTTTATAAAACAGAATAACCGGCAAATTAGAATCAATTCCAAATTCGAAAATAGACTAGACTTACTAAACAAAGATATCAGAGATCATCAGAACACTTTGAATACAATTATGGAAAATGACAATTATCtcatatttgaaaatcaaaaaatagcaataacatTTCAATTGGATACTTTTCTCGAACATTTAAAATCAATCGAATATGCTATACTACTGTCAAAAGTGAATATTATTAGTAAATTTATACTTACACCAAAAGAAATAGAAGTTATTTTGCAAGAGATAAAAGATCAGGGATTAGAAATTCAGCACCTAGACGACGCTAGCAACTTCTTGACGACCACCACACTCTTCAAAGGCTCATCCATCATCATATGTGTTAACATCCCACGTTTTCAACCCACAACCTACGAGAAAGTCATCATTGAACCCTTACCGATATTCAACCATTCAGTAAAAATAGCATACAACAAAGTTTTCATCAACGACAAGCAAATTCTGGCCATCAACTCTGAATGCcgagaaaacaacaaaattacaaTCTGTGAGAGAAGACAACTACTTGAAATCAGCGACAGCCTTTGCGAAGTTCCACTTTTGAATGGACGTCATGGACAATGTCCTTTGTCAGAAAAGCCACCATCAACAGAAACAAGAATAATTGCTCCAGGAACCCTATTGATTATAACCGCTCACCAAGGCGTAATCATCAATGGCACCTGCGGCATAACACCTAGAACGTTGACCGGAATCCATTTCGTAACGTTCCACAACTGTTCATTATAcatcaaaaatgaactttttgaaaattacgaaataaAGTTCGATCACCCATCAGTTCTTCCAGTACAATTAACAAACATCAAAACCTTACATGTAGAACGACACGTAAACCTTTCGGAGTTGCAtgaactcaatttgaaaaatagacaACACTTGGAGACAGTGGACATGACATATCAGCTTGGCTTCGGATCATTCGGCACCGTCATCATTCTCATGGTTATACTGTTGGCCATCGGCATTACCAAGTATTGGCGGAAAGTAAAATCAGCAGATTGCTCGGGACGAGCAATATCTAAGGGGGGACGAGTTAAGGACGCGACCAGCCCGACAC CATCGAATATCGTGTCACCTGAACCAGGTGGGCCTGTACGCGCTAACACCCAGGTTGCGTGGTCAGCAAGATCGAATATGGGAACACATCAGTCAACAACATCGGTGATAGCCAAACCCAGGAATGCAGAGCCAACAATGGATCCCACTGGCGTGGTATCGTTGACAGGTGCAAGGTAG